Proteins co-encoded in one Microbacterium hydrocarbonoxydans genomic window:
- a CDS encoding rhodanese-related sulfurtransferase produces the protein MATPKIVLFYVFTPLADPEAIRVWQRDLGEALGLRGRVIISKDGVNGTLGGDLLVLKKWARSFRSYAPFADADIKWSEGTGVDADGRSLDFPKLSVKVRDEIVSFGAPGELRVDEGGVVGGGTRLTPEALHDLIDERGDEVVFFDGRNSLEAEIGRFRGAVVPDTDTTRDFVQLLDSGTYDHLKGKPVVTYCTGGIRCEVLSSLMTSRGFGEVYQLEGGIVRYGEKFGDDGLWQGSLYVFDKRGSVDFSDHAAVIGECAGCGAASNRTANCPDPSCRTQFVVCESCDQVRCTVHAAA, from the coding sequence CCGACCCCGAGGCGATCAGGGTGTGGCAGCGCGATCTCGGCGAGGCGCTCGGACTCCGCGGCCGCGTGATCATCTCGAAGGACGGTGTCAACGGCACCCTCGGGGGTGACCTTCTCGTGCTCAAGAAGTGGGCGCGATCGTTCCGTTCGTACGCGCCGTTCGCCGATGCGGACATCAAGTGGAGTGAGGGCACGGGGGTCGACGCCGACGGTCGCAGCCTCGACTTCCCCAAGCTGAGTGTCAAGGTGCGCGATGAGATCGTGTCATTCGGAGCTCCGGGAGAACTTCGGGTCGATGAGGGGGGAGTGGTCGGCGGCGGGACCAGGCTCACTCCCGAGGCCCTGCACGATCTGATCGACGAGCGCGGCGACGAGGTGGTGTTCTTCGACGGACGCAACTCCCTCGAAGCCGAGATCGGACGATTCCGAGGCGCGGTCGTCCCCGACACCGATACGACGCGCGACTTCGTGCAGCTGCTCGACTCCGGCACCTACGACCACCTCAAGGGCAAGCCGGTCGTCACGTACTGCACCGGAGGCATCCGGTGCGAGGTGCTCTCGAGCCTCATGACCTCGCGGGGCTTCGGCGAGGTGTACCAGCTCGAGGGCGGCATCGTTCGCTACGGCGAGAAGTTCGGTGACGACGGCCTCTGGCAGGGATCGCTCTACGTATTCGACAAGCGCGGATCCGTCGACTTCTCGGATCACGCCGCGGTGATCGGGGAGTGCGCGGGCTGCGGAGCCGCGAGCAATCGCACCGCGAACTGCCCCGACCCCTCGTGCCGCACCCAGTTCGTGGTGTGCGAGTCGTGCGACCAGGTGCGCTGCACCGTGCACGCCGCGGCCTGA
- a CDS encoding DUF3488 and transglutaminase-like domain-containing protein has product MFKAETTAPRPVRPAWHREHDLPPSVIVPSVLAAAAGLVAMWPYTSVIAPGTWSATVLLMIVVTGLTGVISRTALRRRRAWQRDLATMGLQIVVAGGALTLLVAGGTALFGVIPTERTLVVFQGLAVSAWDEIVHGVAPLESSPGLAAMMGVGFAFVAIVLDALVAQRGAVVASLLTAAVGATPMIATLGDADIVWFVVFGLLVLALLRYTAVQDPETPRRTSTVLAAGVGVAALASTIVIAPALPLSPGVTGTGVGVTVDASLRLGDDLRQPNPVEVLTLATSADTAPYLRLTTLSQFDGRVWEPDRGGLQAQSEGFGPDEWSPDITTTEQNTSIRVIRMSSSWLPVPYPATSLQGVPAAWRVSPDNRTVASRTANAVGNDYTVRSTRVSPTLEQIRAIPAAEPVVDPDAEPVALPDVIAATAQDVTAAETNDYDRLIALQSWFRNQFSYSLETPVDEGFDGTGADAVARFLEVRSGYCIHFAGAFALMAESLGMDVRIVVGYLPGALTDTSRGEESVYSVTSDQLHSWPEVRFPGVGWVPFEPTASLGVPTAFAAGTTTGGGSSGTTAPTQTTAPSTEQTSAPEVERDDAGDNAGATGERQRVDPTPIVLGALGVLLVLLLPAAIRLATGAVRRANARRGDAASAWAELRATMLDLGVTLSDAESPRMRGDDLVRDNGVDAGAMRALTDAVERASYAQAPGGAAFDLEQPLRLVLGQLRRSVNARTRILAFAIPRSLFVSRRSDGVLAA; this is encoded by the coding sequence ATGTTCAAGGCTGAGACCACGGCGCCTCGCCCCGTGCGACCTGCCTGGCACCGCGAGCACGACCTGCCCCCGAGCGTCATAGTCCCCTCGGTGCTCGCCGCCGCCGCGGGACTCGTCGCGATGTGGCCGTACACCTCGGTCATCGCCCCGGGCACGTGGTCGGCCACCGTGCTGCTGATGATCGTGGTAACGGGGCTGACGGGCGTGATCTCACGCACGGCGCTGCGACGCCGACGGGCCTGGCAGCGCGACCTCGCCACGATGGGGCTGCAGATCGTCGTCGCCGGCGGCGCCCTGACCCTCCTCGTCGCAGGTGGCACCGCACTCTTCGGCGTGATCCCGACCGAGCGGACGCTGGTCGTGTTCCAGGGCCTCGCCGTCTCGGCCTGGGACGAGATCGTGCACGGGGTCGCCCCGCTCGAGTCGTCTCCGGGTCTCGCCGCGATGATGGGAGTGGGATTCGCGTTCGTCGCCATCGTGCTCGATGCTCTCGTGGCTCAGCGAGGTGCGGTCGTCGCCTCTCTGCTCACCGCCGCCGTCGGAGCGACGCCCATGATCGCCACGCTGGGCGATGCGGACATCGTGTGGTTCGTGGTGTTCGGTCTGCTCGTGCTCGCGCTGCTGCGGTACACCGCCGTGCAGGATCCTGAGACCCCGCGCCGCACCTCCACGGTTCTCGCCGCGGGTGTCGGGGTGGCTGCCCTCGCCTCGACGATCGTGATCGCGCCGGCGCTCCCGCTCTCCCCCGGTGTCACCGGCACCGGCGTCGGCGTCACGGTCGACGCGTCGCTGCGCCTCGGCGACGACCTGAGGCAGCCGAACCCGGTCGAGGTGCTGACCCTGGCCACCAGCGCAGACACCGCGCCCTATCTGCGTCTCACCACCCTGTCGCAGTTCGACGGGCGGGTCTGGGAGCCCGATCGCGGAGGGCTGCAGGCGCAGAGCGAAGGCTTCGGGCCCGACGAGTGGAGCCCCGACATCACCACCACCGAGCAGAACACCTCGATCCGCGTCATCCGCATGTCGAGCTCCTGGCTGCCTGTCCCCTACCCGGCGACGAGCCTGCAGGGCGTACCCGCGGCATGGCGAGTGAGTCCCGACAACCGCACGGTCGCCTCGCGCACCGCGAATGCCGTGGGCAATGACTACACGGTGCGCTCGACCCGTGTGAGCCCCACTCTGGAGCAGATCCGCGCGATTCCCGCCGCGGAGCCGGTCGTGGACCCCGATGCCGAACCGGTCGCGCTGCCCGACGTGATCGCTGCCACCGCTCAGGACGTGACGGCGGCGGAGACGAACGATTACGACCGTCTGATCGCCCTGCAGTCGTGGTTCCGCAACCAGTTCAGCTACTCCCTCGAGACGCCCGTCGACGAGGGTTTCGACGGCACGGGCGCAGACGCGGTCGCGCGCTTCCTCGAGGTGCGTTCGGGATACTGCATCCACTTCGCCGGGGCATTCGCGCTCATGGCCGAGAGTCTCGGGATGGACGTTCGCATCGTCGTCGGCTACCTGCCCGGCGCGCTCACCGACACGAGCCGCGGCGAGGAATCCGTCTACTCGGTCACCAGCGATCAGCTGCATTCCTGGCCGGAGGTCCGCTTCCCCGGTGTGGGCTGGGTGCCTTTCGAGCCCACCGCATCGCTCGGTGTGCCCACCGCCTTCGCCGCGGGAACCACCACCGGCGGGGGCAGCAGCGGCACGACGGCGCCGACGCAGACCACTGCTCCGAGCACCGAGCAGACCAGTGCACCCGAGGTCGAGCGCGACGACGCGGGCGACAACGCCGGTGCGACCGGCGAGCGTCAGCGGGTCGATCCGACCCCGATCGTGCTGGGAGCGCTCGGCGTGCTGCTCGTGCTGTTGCTGCCCGCCGCGATCCGCCTCGCCACGGGCGCAGTGCGCCGTGCCAATGCGCGACGCGGCGACGCGGCATCCGCATGGGCGGAGCTTCGCGCCACCATGCTCGATCTCGGTGTCACGCTCTCGGACGCCGAGAGTCCCCGCATGCGCGGCGACGACCTGGTGCGCGACAACGGAGTGGATGCCGGCGCGATGCGTGCTCTCACGGATGCGGTCGAGCGCGCCAGCTACGCTCAGGCGCCCGGTGGCGCAGCGTTCGACCTGGAGCAGCCGTTGCGCCTGGTGCTCGGCCAGCTCAGACGCAGCGTGAACGCGCGCACCAGGATCCTGGCCTTCGCCATACCGCGTTCGCTCTTCGTGAGCCGCCGCTCGGACGGTGTGCTGGCCGCCTGA
- a CDS encoding DUF58 domain-containing protein encodes MRRRRTLTLRGTAALLAGVGCLIAANVLGAAVLLYVGVLLLALTLISVLVVVLPRRSGTVARQISTDLLTVSETSRVTLRFSLRALRVPRGLWRDVLPDAAVSGDAAGEFPSETGRLSYLITGVRRGVWPVGPLVLRTVDPFGLAQREQEFGETRTVTVVPEVFTLAPLTVRVGAAGGTAQTSSSRLGQGSDNLSPRRYISGDSMRRIHWRATAHRGQLMVRQEEEESSPDALVVLDRSAARWSAGGADADDTFETAVSLCASAAVHLMQEGYGVDVIDSAGVLLGTLRGHEDDRDGLLVALALVSPRGDSRDLAALVGGTPPGPLVYITGEIDEEDAARLRPSGAAAPMLFATAPQEGAEAAAVQLGWRFAALGEDIAEAWEDVLPERQTMSSADRRGDADVQG; translated from the coding sequence ATGCGACGCCGTCGGACACTCACCCTGCGGGGCACGGCTGCGCTCCTCGCCGGAGTGGGCTGCCTGATCGCCGCGAACGTGCTCGGGGCGGCGGTGCTGCTCTACGTCGGTGTTCTGCTGCTGGCGCTCACGCTCATCTCGGTGCTGGTCGTCGTCCTCCCCCGTCGCTCGGGAACGGTCGCGCGGCAGATCTCGACCGATCTGCTCACCGTGTCGGAGACCTCGCGCGTGACGCTGCGGTTCTCGCTGCGAGCTCTGCGCGTTCCCCGCGGACTCTGGCGTGACGTGCTGCCCGACGCCGCGGTGTCGGGCGACGCCGCCGGCGAGTTCCCGTCGGAGACCGGCCGGCTGAGCTATCTCATCACCGGCGTGCGGCGCGGTGTCTGGCCGGTGGGCCCTCTCGTGCTGCGCACGGTCGACCCGTTCGGGCTGGCGCAGCGCGAGCAGGAGTTCGGCGAGACGCGGACCGTGACGGTGGTGCCCGAGGTGTTCACACTCGCACCGCTCACCGTCAGGGTCGGCGCTGCGGGCGGCACGGCGCAGACGTCGTCGAGTCGGCTCGGTCAGGGCAGCGACAACCTGTCTCCTCGGCGCTACATCTCGGGCGACTCGATGCGACGGATCCACTGGCGGGCCACTGCGCACCGCGGTCAGCTGATGGTGAGGCAGGAAGAGGAGGAGTCGAGCCCCGACGCCCTGGTCGTGCTCGATCGCAGCGCGGCGCGCTGGAGCGCCGGCGGGGCCGACGCCGACGACACGTTCGAGACAGCCGTGTCGCTGTGCGCCTCGGCCGCCGTGCACCTGATGCAGGAGGGCTACGGGGTCGATGTGATCGACAGCGCCGGCGTTCTGCTGGGCACGCTGCGCGGGCACGAGGACGATCGTGACGGTCTGCTCGTCGCGCTCGCGCTGGTGAGTCCGCGGGGCGACTCACGCGATCTGGCTGCGTTGGTCGGCGGCACCCCACCCGGGCCGCTCGTGTACATCACGGGCGAGATCGACGAAGAGGATGCCGCGCGGCTGCGCCCGTCCGGCGCGGCCGCGCCGATGCTGTTCGCGACCGCACCTCAGGAGGGTGCGGAGGCCGCCGCAGTGCAGCTGGGGTGGCGTTTCGCCGCACTCGGCGAGGACATCGCGGAGGCGTGGGAGGACGTTCTTCCTGAACGACAGACGATGTCGTCGGCGGACCGGCGGGGGGACGCCGATGTTCAAGGCTGA
- a CDS encoding MoxR family ATPase: MPENPPLIPTVVGAEQFAAQTSAIIGSIGRVIDGKPDAVRSAIVCLLAQGHLLIEDVPGVGKTMLARALAATIDATVRRIQFTPDLLPGDVTGVSVYNPVDREFEFKRGAVFAHIVIADEINRSSPKTQSALLEAMEEGQVTVDGSTHMLPDPFLVVATQNPLEMEGTYALPEAQRDRFMMRISMGYPDAAAEAEMLRQRDTVNPLAAVTAVADAASISGLIAWARSVHVAPAIEEYTVALAQATRTDPNLHLGASPRATLQLIRAAKVWAALDGRDFVIPDDVTALLIPVLAHRLLPARGAHRAGAQPVESALRQIAERVRVPVAVRS, translated from the coding sequence ATGCCAGAGAATCCGCCCCTGATCCCGACCGTCGTCGGCGCCGAGCAGTTCGCCGCGCAGACGTCGGCCATCATCGGCTCGATCGGACGCGTGATCGACGGCAAGCCGGATGCCGTGCGGAGTGCGATCGTGTGCCTGCTCGCACAGGGCCATCTGCTCATCGAGGACGTTCCGGGAGTGGGCAAGACGATGCTGGCCCGCGCGCTGGCCGCGACCATCGACGCGACAGTGCGCCGCATCCAGTTCACCCCCGACCTGCTTCCCGGCGATGTGACCGGCGTGAGCGTGTACAACCCGGTCGACCGCGAGTTCGAGTTCAAGCGCGGAGCAGTGTTCGCGCACATCGTCATCGCCGACGAGATCAACCGCTCCTCTCCCAAGACGCAGTCCGCGCTGCTCGAGGCGATGGAGGAGGGTCAGGTGACCGTCGACGGATCGACGCACATGCTGCCCGATCCGTTCCTCGTCGTGGCCACGCAGAATCCGCTCGAGATGGAGGGCACCTACGCACTGCCCGAGGCGCAGCGCGACCGCTTCATGATGCGCATCTCGATGGGGTATCCGGACGCCGCCGCCGAAGCCGAGATGCTGCGGCAGCGCGACACGGTCAACCCCCTCGCGGCGGTGACGGCGGTCGCCGACGCCGCATCCATCTCGGGCCTGATCGCCTGGGCCCGCTCGGTGCACGTCGCTCCCGCGATCGAGGAGTACACGGTGGCACTCGCGCAGGCGACCCGCACCGACCCGAACCTGCACTTGGGCGCGAGCCCTCGTGCGACCCTGCAGCTGATCCGCGCGGCCAAGGTCTGGGCCGCGCTCGACGGTCGCGACTTCGTGATCCCCGATGACGTCACGGCGCTGCTGATCCCGGTGCTCGCGCACCGTCTGCTCCCCGCGCGCGGCGCCCACCGTGCCGGAGCCCAGCCTGTCGAGTCCGCTCTGCGTCAGATCGCGGAGCGGGTGCGTGTGCCCGTGGCCGTCCGCTCCTGA
- a CDS encoding rhomboid family intramembrane serine protease, whose translation MTRPDMTSTGGPSRESALARFASPVLLLTAMWLVQLVDAILPLSFTGFGLRSWDLTGLVGIFVSPLLHASWAHLIANSVPFLVLGCLVAVEGTRRFWAVTAFAAVIGGLGTWILNAPGALTVGASGLVFGYFGYTVMRVFAPGRVSHRILYAVIAIIVIAFYGGSMLAGVVGVRDGISWQAHLFGAIGGGLAAFVGRGSARRS comes from the coding sequence GTGACCAGGCCCGACATGACCAGCACCGGCGGCCCTTCTCGGGAGTCCGCCCTCGCGCGCTTCGCCTCGCCGGTCCTGCTCCTGACCGCCATGTGGCTGGTGCAGCTCGTCGACGCCATCCTCCCGCTCTCCTTCACGGGTTTCGGGCTGCGCTCGTGGGATCTCACCGGTCTCGTGGGCATCTTCGTCTCGCCTCTGCTGCACGCCAGCTGGGCGCACCTCATCGCGAACTCCGTGCCGTTCCTCGTGCTCGGCTGCCTCGTCGCCGTCGAGGGGACCCGACGGTTCTGGGCCGTGACCGCGTTCGCGGCGGTGATCGGCGGTCTCGGCACGTGGATCCTCAACGCGCCGGGTGCGCTCACCGTGGGAGCCTCGGGCCTCGTGTTCGGCTACTTCGGATACACCGTCATGCGCGTGTTCGCGCCAGGCCGCGTCTCGCACCGCATCCTCTATGCCGTCATCGCGATCATCGTGATCGCCTTCTACGGCGGGTCGATGCTCGCGGGAGTCGTCGGCGTGCGCGACGGCATCTCGTGGCAGGCGCACCTGTTCGGCGCGATCGGCGGCGGGCTCGCGGCCTTCGTCGGCCGTGGATCGGCCCGTCGGTCGTGA